From Novipirellula galeiformis, the proteins below share one genomic window:
- the leuB gene encoding 3-isopropylmalate dehydrogenase translates to MKANIVLLPGDGIGPEIVTQAQRILEKIATLFGHDFAFSSQMIGGISIDQCGDPLPQATIDACKASDAILLGAVGGPKWDDPSAKTRPEAGLLKIRKELGLFANLRPIRLFDQLVDSSPLKREIIEGTDILFFRELTGGIYFGESGRSGSGPDETAFQSMAYSVREVERIVRMAALAARQRDNRLTSVDKANVLEPSRLWRQTAARVMAEEFPDVQYDVVLVDAMAMHLINRPRDFDVVVTGNLFGDILTDEASMLPGSLGMLPSASLGSDGPGLYEPIHGSAPDIAGQELANPLATILAAAMLLRHSLSLTEEANAIENAVANVLADGLRTKDIARGGKHIGTQEMGAAVLERLVK, encoded by the coding sequence TTGAAAGCGAACATCGTCCTCTTGCCTGGTGATGGCATTGGCCCCGAAATCGTCACCCAAGCTCAGCGAATTCTTGAAAAGATCGCGACTCTGTTTGGTCACGACTTTGCATTCTCGTCTCAGATGATCGGTGGCATTTCGATCGATCAATGCGGCGATCCCCTTCCTCAAGCGACCATCGACGCGTGCAAAGCGAGCGACGCGATCTTGTTGGGCGCCGTAGGCGGCCCCAAATGGGACGACCCTTCGGCCAAAACGCGTCCGGAGGCGGGTCTGCTAAAAATCCGCAAAGAACTCGGACTGTTCGCCAACTTGCGGCCGATTCGGTTGTTTGACCAACTCGTTGATTCCTCGCCGCTGAAACGCGAAATCATCGAAGGCACCGATATCCTGTTCTTTCGTGAATTGACCGGTGGCATTTACTTTGGCGAATCGGGCCGATCGGGCAGCGGCCCAGATGAAACGGCGTTCCAGTCGATGGCCTACAGCGTCCGCGAAGTCGAGCGCATCGTTCGCATGGCGGCCTTGGCGGCTCGGCAACGCGACAATCGGTTGACCAGCGTGGACAAAGCCAACGTGCTCGAGCCAAGTCGGCTATGGCGTCAAACCGCCGCGCGCGTGATGGCCGAAGAATTCCCCGACGTCCAATACGATGTCGTGCTCGTCGACGCGATGGCCATGCACTTGATCAATCGCCCACGCGATTTCGATGTCGTGGTCACGGGCAACCTGTTTGGCGACATCCTGACCGATGAAGCTTCGATGTTGCCCGGTTCGCTGGGGATGCTGCCGAGCGCTTCGCTGGGGTCCGATGGACCAGGGTTGTACGAACCGATCCATGGTTCGGCTCCCGATATCGCCGGCCAAGAGCTTGCCAACCCATTGGCGACGATCCTTGCTGCGGCAATGTTACTGCGTCACTCGTTGTCGCTGACCGAGGAAGCCAATGCGATCGAAAACGCAGTCGCCAACGTGCTCGCCGACGGGCTTCGCACCAAAGACATCGCTCGCGGCGGCAAGCACATCGGCACCCAGGAAATGGGCGCCGCCGTGCTCGAGCGACTGGTGAAGTAG
- a CDS encoding M28 family peptidase: MSRLLCSFVVVAGLSASGLVVNSAVAAKPPTVASAAVAEAARTETEPDSKADSDSKADSAAVAAAKSQVPETGAQERALVDNVRQWTFEGRRAGEGYFSADARHMVFQSERDPANPFYQIYLTDLETGDIEKVSPGIGKTTCAWIHPEGNRVLFASTHEDPAAKQKQEDEIELRASGKQRRYAWDYDENYELYERVADGQYNRLTEAQGYDAEASYSPDGTQIVFASNREAYSRELTAVEQAKFEIDPAFMIDLYIMNADGTNVRRLTTEPGYDGGPFFSPNGERICWRRFSEDGATAEIFTMNIDGSDVRRLTDFGAMSWAPFYHPSGDYLIFTTNKHGFANFELYLVRADAQGEPVRVTYTDGFDGLPVFLPDAKRLSWTSTRSKGKRSQIFIGDWNDAHARELLKLESESESSEDRLAAVASAEHTSPEFSPADVMRHVDYLTRPELAGRMTGSDGERRATAYVAAYLQSLGFEPAGANGSFFQEFEFPAGSSLTAANAMALGDKTLDLNQQWRPLSFSSDGEIEATEVVFAGYGMSVPGGDDVEEYDSYVHLDVAGKWVLVFRDLPQEITPERRQQMARYSSPRRKATVARDHGAKGILFVAGPTSKVTRELIHFDRDASQAGVSIAALTITNQVAEEMFQIANKKLGETQATFDDGSPQMGFPLEGVSVSSTVGIERKTGIGRNVIARLPVQPNRQTYPVVMIGAHVDHLGRGGGSNSLARDDEEQSIHFGADDNASGVGAMLEIAQHLAAEKSAGRLKPKRDLLIAAWSGEELGLFGSQHFVSEFYTLYPQAPQPITNAAADGEANPHAHAHAHGVSSDAEPLTQAMAAYLNLDMVGRLREKLIVQGIGSSPGFENEVQRRNGPVGLELQLDKTSTRLPTDASAFVARDVPILSAFTGAHEDYHTPRDTADKVNYDGAAKISRLFALLTRGFLIADEPPKFELDEGEKRGETPRAVLTAYLGTIPDYAAGEVKGLKLSGVAGGGPAAKAGVSGGDVIVRLAGRKIEDIYDYTYAIEALKIGEEVEIAVQRGEKTVTMKITPTARE, from the coding sequence ATGTCGAGGCTTCTGTGCTCGTTCGTTGTCGTTGCCGGATTGTCGGCAAGTGGTTTGGTCGTGAATTCCGCCGTGGCAGCAAAGCCTCCTACCGTGGCCTCGGCCGCGGTCGCCGAGGCCGCTCGGACCGAAACCGAGCCCGATTCGAAGGCGGATTCCGATTCGAAGGCGGATTCAGCGGCTGTGGCTGCAGCCAAGTCGCAGGTTCCTGAAACGGGAGCCCAAGAGCGGGCCTTGGTCGACAACGTACGGCAGTGGACGTTCGAGGGCCGCCGCGCCGGTGAAGGTTACTTTAGCGCTGATGCTCGTCACATGGTCTTCCAAAGTGAACGGGATCCCGCGAACCCGTTCTATCAAATCTATCTCACCGATCTGGAAACGGGTGACATTGAAAAAGTGTCTCCAGGAATCGGCAAGACGACCTGTGCATGGATCCATCCCGAGGGCAATCGAGTGTTGTTCGCTAGTACGCACGAGGATCCTGCGGCAAAGCAAAAGCAAGAGGACGAGATTGAACTGCGAGCCAGCGGGAAGCAACGCCGCTACGCTTGGGACTACGACGAGAACTACGAATTATACGAGCGGGTTGCCGATGGCCAGTACAACCGCTTGACCGAAGCGCAGGGCTACGATGCCGAAGCGAGCTACAGCCCCGATGGAACTCAGATCGTCTTCGCGTCCAATCGCGAAGCCTACTCGCGTGAATTGACGGCCGTCGAGCAAGCAAAGTTTGAGATCGATCCGGCGTTCATGATCGATTTGTACATCATGAATGCCGATGGCACGAATGTGCGCCGCTTGACCACCGAGCCGGGTTATGACGGAGGCCCGTTTTTCTCGCCTAACGGAGAGCGAATTTGTTGGCGACGTTTTTCCGAGGACGGAGCCACCGCTGAAATCTTTACGATGAACATCGACGGTAGCGACGTTCGCCGTTTGACCGATTTTGGAGCGATGAGCTGGGCTCCGTTTTATCACCCCAGCGGCGACTACTTGATTTTCACGACCAACAAACATGGTTTCGCAAATTTTGAGCTCTACCTCGTTCGCGCCGATGCTCAGGGGGAACCAGTCCGGGTGACGTATACCGATGGTTTTGATGGACTGCCCGTCTTCTTGCCCGACGCTAAGCGATTATCGTGGACCTCGACGCGCAGCAAAGGAAAGCGATCCCAAATTTTCATCGGCGATTGGAACGACGCCCATGCACGTGAACTGCTGAAGCTCGAATCTGAGTCCGAGTCGAGTGAGGATCGCTTGGCTGCGGTCGCGTCCGCAGAACACACCTCGCCCGAGTTTTCACCCGCCGATGTGATGCGGCATGTTGATTATTTGACACGCCCCGAATTGGCCGGACGAATGACCGGCAGCGACGGGGAACGCCGCGCTACGGCGTATGTGGCTGCCTATTTACAAAGCCTCGGGTTCGAGCCCGCTGGTGCCAACGGCAGCTTCTTTCAAGAGTTCGAGTTCCCCGCCGGATCTAGCTTGACCGCTGCGAATGCGATGGCACTGGGCGACAAAACGCTCGATTTGAATCAACAGTGGCGTCCGCTTTCATTTTCAAGTGACGGAGAAATCGAGGCGACGGAAGTCGTTTTTGCGGGCTATGGCATGAGTGTGCCCGGTGGCGACGACGTCGAAGAATACGATAGCTACGTGCATCTCGATGTTGCCGGTAAATGGGTGTTGGTGTTTCGCGATTTGCCCCAAGAGATCACTCCCGAGCGACGGCAACAGATGGCGCGTTACAGTTCGCCACGCCGCAAAGCCACCGTCGCACGCGACCACGGGGCCAAAGGGATCCTCTTTGTGGCGGGGCCAACCAGCAAAGTGACTCGCGAATTGATTCACTTTGATCGCGACGCGTCCCAGGCTGGCGTCAGCATCGCGGCGCTGACGATCACCAATCAAGTGGCGGAGGAAATGTTCCAAATCGCCAACAAGAAGCTGGGCGAAACCCAAGCAACGTTCGATGATGGTTCGCCACAGATGGGATTCCCGCTGGAGGGTGTCTCCGTTTCATCGACCGTGGGTATCGAACGCAAGACGGGGATCGGACGAAATGTAATCGCGCGATTGCCGGTCCAACCGAATCGTCAAACGTATCCGGTCGTCATGATCGGGGCTCACGTGGACCATCTTGGTCGCGGCGGCGGCAGTAATAGTTTGGCTCGTGATGACGAGGAACAGTCCATTCACTTTGGTGCGGACGATAACGCCAGCGGCGTCGGCGCTATGCTCGAAATCGCACAGCACCTTGCCGCTGAGAAATCGGCGGGCCGATTGAAACCGAAGCGAGACTTGTTGATCGCGGCGTGGAGCGGTGAAGAATTAGGGTTGTTCGGATCCCAGCATTTTGTCAGCGAGTTTTACACGCTGTATCCTCAGGCGCCGCAGCCGATAACGAATGCCGCTGCGGATGGCGAGGCGAATCCTCACGCTCATGCTCACGCTCATGGCGTCAGCAGCGATGCGGAGCCTTTGACGCAGGCGATGGCAGCCTACCTAAACCTCGACATGGTGGGACGACTGCGTGAAAAGTTGATCGTTCAAGGGATTGGTTCGTCCCCGGGATTTGAAAACGAGGTCCAACGCCGCAACGGTCCGGTCGGCTTGGAATTGCAGTTGGATAAAACCAGCACGCGATTGCCGACCGATGCATCGGCGTTTGTGGCTCGCGATGTGCCGATTCTGTCCGCGTTCACTGGGGCTCACGAGGATTATCACACGCCACGCGATACAGCGGACAAGGTGAACTATGACGGTGCTGCAAAAATCTCGCGTTTGTTTGCGCTGTTGACTCGCGGGTTTTTGATTGCGGACGAACCGCCCAAGTTTGAACTCGATGAAGGCGAGAAACGGGGGGAAACGCCTCGCGCGGTACTCACCGCCTACCTTGGGACGATCCCCGACTACGCTGCGGGCGAGGTCAAAGGCTTGAAACTGAGCGGTGTTGCCGGCGGGGGGCCTGCGGCAAAAGCAGGGGTCAGCGGAGGTGACGTGATCGTTCGCTTGGCAGGGCGTAAAATCGAAGATATCTACGATTACACTTACGCGATCGAAGCCTTGAAGATCGGGGAGGAAGTCGAGATCGCCGTTCAGCGAGGCGAAAAGACCGTGACCATGAAAATCACCCCCACCGCACGCGAATAG